One region of Eubacterium sp. 1001713B170207_170306_E7 genomic DNA includes:
- a CDS encoding formate/nitrite transporter family protein, protein MNGFLSPAEIGEVWVGNSVKKASLSIGKMLVLGIFAGIFIGFGAHGFLLATGIGKGALGEAMIAKLVGASVFPAGLMMVILCGAELFTGNNLMTLALMDKKITVKGLLTNWVVVYIGNLIGSILLAFVLAKSGLYADAVLDKALAVAQAKVGMSFSAALIRGILCNILVVLACWMQAGSKDMIGKIFAIWFPIMLFVFSGFEHSVANMTYIPLGIFLGADVSWGQMFLNNLLPVTLGNIIGGAIIVPCVYYYAYLRKKS, encoded by the coding sequence ATGAATGGTTTTCTTTCTCCGGCGGAGATTGGAGAAGTATGGGTTGGGAATAGTGTAAAAAAAGCGTCCCTATCCATCGGTAAAATGCTGGTTCTCGGCATTTTTGCAGGTATTTTTATCGGCTTTGGCGCCCACGGCTTTTTACTGGCGACAGGAATAGGCAAAGGTGCTTTAGGTGAGGCCATGATCGCTAAGCTGGTGGGGGCTTCGGTTTTCCCGGCAGGTTTGATGATGGTTATTCTATGCGGGGCAGAGCTGTTTACAGGCAACAATTTAATGACGCTGGCCCTGATGGATAAAAAAATCACCGTCAAGGGACTTCTGACAAACTGGGTGGTTGTCTATATCGGCAACTTAATCGGTTCGATCCTGCTGGCCTTTGTGCTGGCCAAAAGCGGCCTTTATGCTGACGCTGTTCTGGACAAGGCGCTGGCTGTTGCGCAGGCAAAGGTCGGGATGTCTTTTTCGGCAGCGCTCATCCGTGGGATTCTATGTAATATTTTAGTTGTTTTAGCGTGCTGGATGCAGGCAGGATCAAAGGACATGATCGGTAAAATCTTTGCGATCTGGTTCCCCATTATGCTTTTCGTCTTTTCGGGCTTTGAGCATAGTGTGGCCAATATGACCTATATTCCGCTTGGTATTTTCTTAGGCGCGGACGTCAGCTGGGGACAGATGTTTTTGAATAATCTGCTGCCGGTTACGCTCGGCAACATTATCGGCGGCGCCATCATTGTACCCTGTGTCTACTATTATGCGTATCTCCGCAAAAAATCGTGA